One region of Culex pipiens pallens isolate TS chromosome 2, TS_CPP_V2, whole genome shotgun sequence genomic DNA includes:
- the LOC120429111 gene encoding AF4/FMR2 family member lilli isoform X2 produces the protein MDPVGPWSYTYNRQPGTASGEFHHHLATAAAAGGIGLAAHNTTVGVPSTTSQLLLQAAHTTSLGTSSGPFNPPGFLSPPGVSYDAVFTPLFHPAANPKPAHYSSTINQHRVLAQAQAQAAVKQASESEVLRDNYATHTLAAQAANFFEQQQQQQQQQQQQQQQASNTSAASSGNSSTSGSWQGNNQLPSPFGIMPHENVVQSSPVTSASSKTTTSTYENFNAHFTNLNQQLNSQLASKASARSASPAVNTGSTNTGSSKATTNYFASSNSSSNPQQYGGVNESLSNYSNQQQQQTSKQQLDYGSASKSLSSTSGTGGSSSSSLQQTSSSSCIVATPVSGSISSSPSSQPSPSSSVTASAKDYKYQSRIIPSQTPLVNSSIVYASRNHNTVADPKTRLLSPGLQVQHQNQQVQHLLSQHQQHQHQQQNHLLQMNSFIVPPSTASPPIGLNSSKIVHKTSSQSKAIGGGGGGGGNTPTAIIKSDGQHIVISHQPQSSPISYSITDNGGRTSNSSNSSSSSSATVTKLNSPINRVNNGSSSNISRSNSNSSSNQQQQQQQQQQQQQQQQQQQQQYQQNSASSSYRSSYNQLNVSGSSTDTVEYGRVKRESQPHQQTAQPQSQQYSNGPIASLPRHHMPPSSPAASDYSNSSVPLSSRRASSPAHSHSQMSPIGHVLSPAYPMYNSPMGSSTLSSPQHHSSQQQQQQQQQQSTTSSRSPSTTLSRQPSQTQQQQQVAYPSVITRAQQPAPQQQQHQPHIPPIQVPTLSHWDGRSTNERSQPQERSSDPMTIVKNLQQPSIISPPPPERTVPVTPEKTESKSRRKKSDTPTRIVPAASVANGEFSANSSTMTSSSTSASSTGSSTATKEQPQSSGGNTLDFDRWNLAPPPAGTTKMFGNSNFMAQTPSTSFIPPPHPIYYPTFHGPIPLIPNEIMNTTLAAAASGNFEVPTYTTLLSASDNANVATAGSEAGRSEDERPSGSAETNSNKVVVPNIEEELGFLAENSKQQPQSQPQQQQGASTDGAGSGNNGVSATPPAKKFNVPAKDSKGFMGSYLKFLQGERDTSPPPATRSNRKTTWTRPAGNASNAAKNTASGAAANKQQTAAAAAAAANQQTQAQQQQTTAPTPQAQAAQAMTHDVSNGMLHAEQYMSNFHIPTQQQKQQDQLQQSQQQQQHQLQQQPDPRYSSYAAAVTKDNRKRKYDVGEVGQTGNDPLNVPQRRQTSNRKAKSKASNIQQLMDRGQMDEPADFGSDSDADPVWTPQEKEDDDDEQDMMGDSKSKKPKNIIGSPRGKQQRPRSNILSEFDYGTDDNVAATATTATSNVAAQNLTNPQQIQQQQQQQQQVMHQQQQQVYQQQQQQQQLYQHTAAIASNQIMQNQYQDMQQQQQQYSAGNIVQQQQQQQPSQQQSQQQTTSNSDDFQTGDFVVIRSELVQDYPSIWRVDGKTLLQKYEPFDQNGKTLHRNVSTYAAWNTESKKLYVKIPVRFRVHNHMESVVEFMRNEMSIDDTEQFLEKSMNETKIYQDVFEVYIQTLISQALDSNFLKEIFQEQDDYFLSRVQTIDSLTDDRKRRLIQITPWSRNMITSIATFPAYDIMTELGHTNMNHPVCVACHQPGISVRIVLQGQTYNTATLAPCQVQDARIQYEKNFLLCRICSSRFELLHKICHQKYMMFVECAKRVNQQISNDSSKAATIILNELLADEHWLTMLFKEVRGIWAEIENMERQYRFQVASQ, from the exons ATGGATCCAGTAGGGCCATGGTCCTACACGTATAACCGCCAGCCGGGCACGGCAAGTGGTGAGTTCCACCACCATCTGGCTACAGCGGCCGCGGCCGGTGGTATTGGGCTTGCAGCTCACAACACAACCGTAGGAGTGCCATCAACTACGTCCCAACTGCTACTGCAGGCAGCTCATACGACGTCTCTCGGGACCTCGTCGGGACCGTTTAATCCGCCTGGGTTTCTGTCTCCTCCGGGAGTCAGCTACGATGCAGTGTTTACGCCGTTGTTTCACCCTGCTGCGAACCCAAAGCCAGCCCATTACAGCTCCACCATCAACCAGCACCGAGTGTTGGCCCAAGCTCAAGCCCAAGCGGCTGTGAAGCAGGCCAGTGAATCTGAAGTTCTGCGAGACAATTACGCTACACACACGTTGGCGGCTCAAGCTGCCAATTTCTttgaacagcaacaacaacaacagcagcaacaacaacagcaacagcagcaagcTTCAAACACCAGCGCAGCAAGTAGTGGCAACTCCTCGACGAGCGGATCATGGCAAGGAAACAACCAATTGCCAAGCCCGTTCGGGATTATGCCCCACGAAAATGTCGTACAGTCGAGCCCTGTAACTTCGGCATCGTCGAAAACCACCACTTCTACCTATGAGAATTTCAACGCACATTTCACCAATCTGAACCAACAACTCAACTCGCAGCTGGCCAGTAAGGCATCAGCTCGTTCTGCATCACCAGCGGTGAACACGGGAAGCACCAACACTGGCTCATCCAAGGCCACCACCAACTACTTTGCTTCGTCAAACTCCAGCAGCAACCCGCAGCAGTACGGAGGTGTAAATGAATCTCTATCCAACTATTCCaaccaacagcagcaacagACCAGCAAACAACAGCTGGATTACGGTAGTGCTAGTAAGTCATTGTCGTCCACTTCCGGTACAGGAGGCTCTAGTTCGTCTTCGCTCCAGCAGACCTCTTCATCATCTTGCATTGTTGCTACCCCGGTGTCTGGTTCAATCAGTTCCTCCCCTTCTTCCCAACCATCACCCTCTTCCTCTGTAACGGCTAGTGCGAAAGATTACAAGTATCAATCGCGCATTATACCATCCCAAACGCCCCTTGTAAACTCTTCAATAGTGTATGCGTCTCGCAACCACAATACTGTGGCCGACCCAAAGACCCGGCTATTGTCACCCGGTCTGCAGGTTCAGCATCAAAACCAACAGGTGCAACATCTCCTGTCCCAGCATCAGCAACACCAGCATCAACAGCAAAACCATCTGCTGCAGATGAACAGTTTCATCGTACCTCCGTCTACGGCGTCACCCCCGATTGGGCTAAACAGTAGTAAAATTGTACATAAAACCTCGTCCCAATCAAAAGCGATAGGAGGGGGAGGTGGAGGCGGAGGTAACACCCCGACGGCCATCATCAAATCCGATGGTCAGCACATAGTGATCAGTCATCAACCCCAGTCATCGCCGATCAGTTATTCAATCACTGACAACGGAGGACGGACGAGTAACTCGTCCAATTCTTCGTCCTCATCTTCAGCTACAGTTACAAAGCTGAATAGTCCGATTAATCGTGTCAATAATGGTAGTAGTAGTAACATTTCTAGGAGTAACAGTAACAGTAGTAgtaatcaacaacaacaacaacaacaacagcagcagcaacaacaacaacagcagcagcagcagcagcaatatcAACAAAACAGTGCCTCTAGTAGCTATAGATCTAGTTATAATCAGTTGAATGTATCTGGTAGCAGCACTGACACCGTCGAGTACGGTCGAGTAAAGCGCGAGTCCCAACCGCACCAACAAACGGCGCAACCACAATCCCAACAGTATTCAAACGGTCCGATTGCATCGTTACCTCGCCATCATATGCCACCTTCATCGCCGGCCGCTTCCGATTATAGTAATTCTTCGGTTCCGTTATCCTCCCGACGCGCATCCTCTCCGGCTCATTCTCACTCTCAAATGTCCCCCATTGGCCATGTGTTGAGTCCGGCCTATCCCATGTATAACAGTCCCATGGGTAGTAGCACTCTTTCGTCCCCACAGCACCACTCTtcccaacaacaacagcagcagcagcaacaacaatcgACGACGTCGTCACGGTCACCGTCGACAACTTTGTCACGGCAACCTTCTCAAacgcaacagcaacagcaggtTGCCTATCCATCGGTCATAACCCGTGCCCAGCAACCGGCCccgcaacagcaacagcatcaGCCTCACATACCCCCAATACAAGTGCCCACGCTCAGTCACTGGGATGGTAGGAGTACAAACGAACGGTCACAGCCACAAGAACGTAGCAGTGATCCGATGACAATAGTGAAAAACTTACAACAACCGAGTATCATCTCGCCGCCACCCCCGGAACGCACCGTTCCGGTAACTCCCGAAAAGACTGAATCCAAATCGAGGCGAAAAAAGTCGGACACACCAACCCGTATCGTTCCGGCAGCCAGTGTGGCCAACGGGGAGTTTAGTGCAAATTCTTCGACCATGACATCGTCGTCAACGAGCGCCAGCAGCACGGGCTCGAGTACGGCGACAAAAGAGCAACCGCAAAGCAGCGGCGGAAATACGCTGGATTTCGACCGATGGAACTTGGCTCCTCCACCTGCTGGTACAACAAAAATGTTTGGCAACAGTAACTTTATGGCCCAAACCCCTTCCACTTCCTTCATCCCACCACCGCATCCCATTTATTATCCCACCTTCCATGGTCCCATCCCACTGATACCTAACGAGATTATGAACACCACCCTGGCGGCGGCTGCCAGTGGTAATTTTGAGGTTCCAACCTACACCACTCTGCTAAGTGCAAGCGATAACGCCAACGTGGCCACCGCCGGTAGTGAAGCTGGTCGCAGCGAAGACGAACGGCCTTCCGGTAGTGCCGAGACGAACAGTAATAAGGTTGTAGTCCCGAATATAGAGGAAGAACTTGGATTTCTTGCAGAAAACTCGAAGCAACAGCCGCAATCGCAACCCCAGCAACAGCAAGGTGCTTCCACGGATGGTGCTGGTAGTGGAAACAACGGAGTTTCCGCAACGCCGCCGGCTAAAAAGTTTAATGTTCCGGCAAAGGACAGCAAAGGCTTCATGGGCAGCTATCTCAAGTTTTTGCAGGGCGAACGAGACACTTCGCCACCCCCGGCCACCAGAAGTAACCGCAAAACCACCTGGACAAGGCCAGCCGGTAATGCCTCGAACGCGGCAAAGAATACCGCTTCCGGCGCAGCTGCCAATAAGCAACAAACAGCGGccgcagctgctgctgctgccaatcAGCAAACGCAGGCACAACAGCAGCAAACAACCGCGCCGACGCCCCAAGCCCAGGCCGCCCAAGCAATGACCCATGATGTTAGTAACGGTATGTTACACGCAGAACAATACATGTCTAATTTCCATATTCCAACTCAGCAGCAAAAGCAACAGGATCAACTACAGcaatcacaacaacaacaacaacaccagctTCAGCAACAACCCGATCCCCGATACTCGTCCTACGCCGCCGCGGTCACAAAGGATAACCGAAAGCGCAAATACGACGTTGGTGAAG TCGGCCAAACAGGAAACGATCCGCTGAATGTTCCCCAGCGACGCCAGACGTCAAACAGGAAGGCCAAGTCCAAAGCTTCCAACATTCAGCAGTTGATGGATCGGGGCCAAATGGATGAACCGGCCGATTTCGGATCCGATTCCGATGCTGATCCCGTCTGGACACCACAGGAAAAA GAGGATGACGACGATGAGCAAGATATGATGGGagactcaaaatcaaaaaagccCAAAAATATTATTGGAAGTCCACGTGGCAAGCAGCAACGTCCACGCTCGAATATCCTGTCAG AATTCGACTACGGAACCGACGACAATGTGGCGGCGACCGCCACCACTGCCACTTCCAACGTCGCAGCCCAGAATCTTACAAATCCCCAACAAatccagcaacagcagcagcagcagcagcaagttatgcatcagcaacaacagcaggtgtaccaacagcagcagcaacaacagcaattGTACCAGCACACCGCCGCCATCGCCAGTAATCAGATTATGCAGAACCAGTACCAGGAcatgcaacagcagcagcagcagtacagCGCGGGAAACATTgtgcagcaacaacagcagcagcaaccttCGCAGCAACAATCCCAGCAGCAAACAACTTCCAACAGTGATGATTTCCAG ACTGGCGATTTTGTTGTGATACGTTCGGAGCTGGTCCAGGATTACCCTTCGATTTGGCGCGTGGACGGTAAAACGCTGCTGCAAAAGTACGAGCCATTTGATCAGAACGGAAAAACGCTGCACCGAAATGTGTCCACG TACGCGGCCTGGAACACCGAGAGCAAGAAGCTGTACGTGAAAATTCCGGTTCGCTTCCGCGTGCACAACCACATGGAGTCGGTGGTCGAATTTATGCGCAATGAGATGTCGATCGACGATACCGAGCAGTTCCTGGAAAAGTCCATGAACGAAACGAAGATTTATCAGGACGTGTTCGAGGTTTACATCCAAACGCTGATCTCGCAGGCTCTCGATTCCAACTTCCTGAAGGAAATCTTCCAAGAGCAGG ACGACTACTTCCTGTCCCGCGTGCAAACCATCGACAGCCTCACCGACGACCGCAAGCGGCGATTGATCCAGATAACGCCGTGGTCCCGGAACATGATTACGTCGATAGCGACCTTCCCCGCGTACGACATCATGACCGAGCTGGGCCACACGAACATGAACCATCCGGTTTGCGTGGCGTGCCACCAGCCGGGAATATCGGTACGGATCGTGCTGCAGGGTCAAACGTACAACACGGCCACGCTGGCGCCGTGCCAGGTGCAGGACGCGCGCATCCAGTACGAGAAGAACTTTTTGCTTTGCCGCATCTGTTCGTCGCGGTTCGAGCTGCTGCACAAGATTTGCCACCAGAAGTACATGATGTTTGTTGAGTGCGCCAAGCGCGTCAATCAGCAGATTTCGAACGACTCGTCCAAAGCGGCGACCATCATCCTGAACGAGCTGTTGGCCGATGAACACTGGCTGACCATG CTCTTCAAGGAAGTCCGCGGAATATGGGCGGAGATCGAAAACATGGAAAGGCAGTACCGTTTCCAGGTGGCGTCCCAATGA